A window of the Buchnera aphidicola (Aphis glycines) genome harbors these coding sequences:
- the fbaA gene encoding class II fructose-bisphosphate aldolase — MNNLHSIQPGVVTGEECQMIFKLAKKKQFAIPAVNCIGTDSINAVLETAARIKSPVIIQFSYGGAAFIAGSEKIFKNNQERAIKGAISGARHVHLMAQNYNIPIILHTDHCHKEILPWIDGLIEEGEKHYKIYKRPLFTSHMIDLSKETLEYNISICTAYLKKIKKINMLLEVELGCTGGEEDGINNSKINKELLYTQPKDVNYAYEKLIKISQNFTIAAAFGNVHGVYQIGNVHLKPSILKESQKYISCKHNLEKLPLNLVFHGGSGSNLEEIKESIKYGVVKMNIDTDIQWAAWKGVLNFYKKNKDFLQNQIGNIQDNNQPNKKYYDPRSWINQAKKSMSIRLEKTFKELNALNIL; from the coding sequence TTGAATAATTTACACTCTATTCAACCTGGTGTTGTAACAGGCGAAGAATGTCAAATGATATTTAAATTAGCTAAAAAAAAACAATTTGCAATACCAGCAGTAAATTGTATAGGTACTGATTCAATTAACGCTGTATTAGAAACAGCTGCTAGAATAAAATCTCCGGTTATTATACAATTTTCTTATGGAGGAGCTGCTTTTATTGCGGGTTCTGAAAAAATATTTAAAAACAATCAAGAACGGGCTATAAAAGGAGCTATATCAGGAGCAAGACATGTACATTTAATGGCACAAAACTATAATATCCCGATTATACTACATACTGATCATTGCCATAAAGAAATATTACCATGGATTGATGGTTTAATTGAAGAAGGAGAAAAACATTATAAGATTTATAAAAGACCTCTTTTTACATCACATATGATTGATTTATCAAAAGAAACACTAGAATATAACATTTCAATTTGTACTGCATATTTAAAAAAAATAAAAAAAATTAATATGCTGTTAGAAGTGGAATTAGGATGCACAGGTGGAGAAGAAGATGGAATAAACAATAGTAAAATTAATAAAGAATTACTTTATACTCAACCTAAAGATGTTAATTATGCATATGAAAAATTAATTAAAATTAGTCAAAATTTTACTATAGCTGCTGCGTTTGGAAATGTACATGGAGTGTATCAAATTGGCAATGTTCATCTAAAACCTAGTATTCTCAAAGAATCACAAAAATATATTAGCTGTAAACATAACTTAGAAAAACTACCATTAAATTTAGTATTTCATGGCGGATCAGGATCAAATCTAGAAGAAATTAAAGAATCTATCAAATATGGTGTAGTAAAAATGAATATTGATACTGATATACAATGGGCAGCTTGGAAAGGTGTATTAAATTTTTATAAAAAAAACAAAGATTTTTTACAGAATCAAATAGGAAACATTCAAGATAATAACCAACCAAATAAAAAATATTATGATCCAAGATCTTGGATAAATCAAGCAAAAAAATCCATGTCTATAAGGCTAGAAAAAACATTCAAAGAACTAAATGCTTTGAATATTTTATAA
- the tusA gene encoding sulfurtransferase TusA, whose protein sequence is MKKIKIVLNLIGLKCPEPIMVIRKTIRNAKKHETILVISDDPSTKRDIPYFCKFMKHQLIEHCTHIKPYRYLLKKGTC, encoded by the coding sequence ATGAAAAAAATAAAAATTGTATTAAATTTAATTGGACTTAAATGTCCAGAGCCAATTATGGTAATTCGAAAAACAATCAGAAACGCAAAAAAACATGAAACTATATTAGTTATATCAGATGATCCATCTACTAAAAGAGATATTCCATATTTTTGCAAATTTATGAAACATCAACTTATCGAACATTGTACTCATATAAAACCATATCGTTATCTATTAAAAAAAGGAACTTGTTAA
- the asd gene encoding aspartate-semialdehyde dehydrogenase has product MKSVGFVGWRGMVGSVLLNRMIEENDFLKIIPHFFSTSQSGQDGPTINNITFKNLKNAYNLNLLEEMDIIVTCQGGSYTDAVYYQLRKNNWNGYWIDAASTLRMKDDSIIVLDPINLKSIKKAMDRGIKTFVGSNCTVSLMLIALGGLFKEKLIEQIYVSTYQAASGAGAKHVIELLKQMGSLYNVVSKDLSNDFCSILDITKKVTKIIQDNNFPLKHFSVPLAGSLIPWIDSDMGTGQSREEWKGQCETNKILNSKNIVKIDGICVRISSIRCHSQSILMKLSKNISLKNIEDIIVNHNTWVNLIPNNIQETISKLTPSFVTGTLNIPIGRLKKSSIGEKYFSAFTVGDQLLWGAAEPLRRMLNLLTNI; this is encoded by the coding sequence ATAAAATCTGTTGGATTTGTTGGTTGGCGCGGTATGGTAGGTTCAGTTTTATTAAATCGAATGATAGAAGAAAATGATTTTTTAAAAATTATTCCTCATTTTTTTTCAACCTCTCAATCAGGTCAAGATGGACCTACTATAAATAATATAACATTTAAAAATCTTAAAAATGCTTATAATCTTAATTTATTAGAAGAAATGGATATCATTGTAACATGCCAAGGAGGATCATATACTGATGCTGTTTATTATCAATTACGAAAAAATAATTGGAATGGTTATTGGATAGATGCTGCTTCTACGTTAAGGATGAAAGATGATTCTATTATTGTATTAGATCCTATTAATTTAAAATCTATTAAGAAAGCAATGGATCGTGGGATTAAAACCTTCGTAGGTAGCAATTGTACTGTAAGCTTAATGTTGATAGCTCTCGGTGGATTATTTAAAGAAAAACTAATAGAACAGATTTACGTCTCCACTTATCAAGCAGCATCAGGAGCAGGTGCTAAACATGTAATTGAGTTATTAAAACAAATGGGTTCGTTATATAATGTTGTTTCTAAAGATTTATCGAATGATTTTTGTTCAATTTTAGACATTACAAAAAAAGTTACAAAAATAATTCAGGATAATAATTTCCCATTAAAACATTTCTCTGTTCCTTTAGCTGGAAGTTTAATACCATGGATAGATAGTGATATGGGGACAGGTCAAAGTCGAGAAGAGTGGAAAGGGCAATGTGAAACGAATAAAATATTAAATTCTAAGAATATAGTAAAAATAGATGGAATATGCGTTCGTATAAGTTCAATAAGATGCCACAGTCAATCGATTTTAATGAAATTAAGTAAAAATATTTCATTAAAAAATATAGAAGACATAATTGTTAATCATAATACATGGGTTAATTTAATTCCAAATAATATCCAAGAAACAATATCTAAATTAACTCCTTCCTTCGTGACTGGCACATTAAATATACCGATAGGACGATTGAAAAAATCAAGTATAGGAGAAAAATATTTTTCAGCCTTTACTGTAGGCGACCAGTTATTATGGGGTGCTGCGGAACCTTTGAGAAGAATGTTAAATTTATTAACTAATATTTAA
- the thyA gene encoding thymidylate synthase: MKKYLQLIHKIIKYGNLKNDRTGTGALSIFGHNIRFNLQKGFPLITTKKCYIPAIIHELLWFLKGETNIRYLNKNKIFIWDNWADQFGELGPIYGKQWRSWNASDGKKIDQIKNIIKTLKKDPNSRRILVCSWNVGELDKMSLPPCHVLFQFYVFQNKLSCQLYQRSCDVFLGLPFNIASYAMLTHMIAQQCNFEVDEFIWTGGDIHLYNNHIALAKKQLLRNPRKLPQLIILNKPNSLFDYVFEDFKIINYNPHSAIRGKISV, encoded by the coding sequence ATGAAAAAATATTTGCAATTAATACACAAAATAATTAAATATGGAAACTTAAAAAATGATCGAACTGGTACAGGAGCACTATCTATTTTCGGACATAATATAAGATTTAATTTACAAAAAGGATTTCCTCTTATTACAACAAAAAAATGTTATATACCTGCTATTATCCACGAACTTTTATGGTTTCTAAAAGGAGAAACTAATATTAGATATTTAAACAAAAATAAAATATTTATTTGGGATAACTGGGCTGATCAATTCGGAGAACTTGGTCCTATTTATGGAAAACAATGGCGAAGCTGGAATGCATCAGATGGAAAAAAAATCGATCAAATAAAAAATATAATAAAAACATTAAAAAAAGATCCTAATTCTCGTAGAATATTAGTATGCAGTTGGAACGTTGGAGAACTAGATAAAATGTCTTTACCTCCTTGTCATGTATTATTTCAATTTTATGTATTTCAAAACAAATTAAGCTGTCAATTATATCAACGTTCTTGTGATGTTTTTCTAGGATTACCATTTAATATAGCAAGTTACGCGATGCTTACACATATGATAGCACAACAGTGTAATTTTGAAGTGGATGAATTTATCTGGACAGGCGGTGATATTCACTTATATAACAATCATATTGCATTGGCTAAAAAGCAACTTCTTCGAAATCCTCGAAAATTACCACAATTAATAATATTAAATAAACCTAATTCATTATTCGATTATGTTTTTGAAGATTTTAAAATTATTAATTATAACCCTCATTCTGCTATCCGTGGAAAAATATCTGTATAA
- the holA gene encoding DNA polymerase III subunit delta, with amino-acid sequence MVCNYEIYTHRRIKKKIIKKLNFFYILLGEDLILLNNNEKIIFHFAKKEHFKENYIINVKENTDWNQVINFYNSNDLFIKKKILVINLTTKNFNSVLIQNIKKLFFIKNIDILTIIKFNQLSKNFTKYLSTRNKVFNTHVIWCFTPYGTNFINWLKYEIQEKKIEMTKNAFLLLCKNYEGNTLSIYHVLNMITLTWKNQNITSQKIQYIINEFSVFTPSDWINAIFYNQIDKAFYILDIFRKQKYNPLILIRSLQQDLLQLIYIKREKITNIDSILKQNKIFFNRLKFFKFAIKSINFSNFLKVIRILLQIEIKIKEEYNFDIWVELKTLILLLSLNIQKN; translated from the coding sequence ATGGTATGTAATTATGAAATTTATACACATAGAAGAATTAAAAAAAAAATAATTAAAAAACTAAATTTTTTTTATATTCTTTTAGGAGAAGATTTAATTTTACTAAATAATAATGAAAAAATAATATTTCATTTTGCTAAAAAAGAACACTTTAAAGAAAATTATATTATCAATGTCAAAGAAAATACAGATTGGAATCAAGTGATAAATTTTTATAATTCAAATGACTTATTTATTAAAAAAAAAATATTAGTTATAAATTTAACCACAAAAAATTTTAATTCTGTGTTAATACAAAATATAAAAAAATTATTTTTTATCAAAAATATAGATATACTAACAATAATAAAATTTAATCAGTTATCTAAAAATTTTACAAAATATTTATCAACACGAAACAAAGTATTTAACACTCATGTTATATGGTGCTTTACACCATATGGCACAAATTTTATTAATTGGTTAAAATATGAAATACAAGAAAAAAAAATAGAAATGACTAAAAATGCTTTTTTATTACTCTGTAAAAATTATGAAGGTAATACTTTATCTATATATCATGTATTAAACATGATAACACTTACATGGAAAAATCAAAATATTACTTCACAAAAAATTCAGTATATTATTAATGAATTTTCCGTTTTTACTCCGTCAGATTGGATAAATGCAATTTTTTACAATCAAATAGACAAAGCTTTTTATATACTAGATATTTTTCGAAAACAAAAATATAATCCTCTTATTTTAATAAGATCTTTACAACAAGATTTATTACAATTAATTTATATAAAACGTGAGAAAATAACAAATATAGATTCAATTTTGAAGCAAAATAAAATTTTTTTTAATAGATTAAAATTTTTCAAATTTGCAATTAAATCAATAAATTTTTCTAATTTCCTTAAAGTAATTAGAATTTTATTGCAAATAGAGATAAAAATCAAAGAAGAATATAATTTTGATATATGGGTAGAATTAAAAACATTAATACTATTACTATCTTTGAACATACAAAAAAATTAA
- the corC gene encoding CNNM family magnesium/cobalt transport protein CorC (CorC(YbeX) belongs to the Cyclin M Mg2+ Exporter (CNNM) family, and was characterized as belonging to a set of three proteins, at least one of which must be present for CorA to function.), protein MSEKDAKSLEKINKKGFFSILLNHIFHDEPKNREELLALIRDSEQNSLIDQDTCDMLEGVIHIAKKKIKEIMIPRTQMIILKLNYNLNKCLDIILASAHSRFPVMNSDKNYVEGFLIAKDLLSFMKNSNKDFHIKNILRPAVVVPESKYVDQMLKEFRLKRTHMAIVINEFGAVSGLVTIEDILELIVGEIEDEYDEEEKINIRKLQEHIFSIKALTEIKEFNDFFNTHFSNAEVDTIGGLVMKAFGHLPSYGENININGYNFKISAADSRKIIQIHVTIPENKILK, encoded by the coding sequence ATGAGCGAAAAAGATGCAAAAAGCTTAGAAAAAATTAATAAAAAAGGTTTTTTTTCTATTTTACTAAATCATATATTTCATGATGAACCTAAGAATAGAGAGGAATTGCTCGCTCTAATTAGAGATTCCGAGCAAAATTCACTCATTGATCAAGATACATGTGATATGTTAGAAGGTGTAATACATATTGCAAAGAAAAAAATTAAAGAAATAATGATACCTAGAACACAAATGATAATATTAAAATTAAATTATAATTTAAATAAATGTCTTGATATCATCTTAGCGTCTGCACATTCACGTTTTCCAGTAATGAACAGTGATAAAAACTATGTAGAAGGATTTTTAATAGCAAAAGATTTATTATCATTTATGAAAAATTCGAATAAAGATTTTCATATTAAAAATATATTGAGACCAGCAGTTGTTGTTCCTGAAAGCAAATACGTTGATCAAATGCTAAAAGAGTTTCGTCTAAAAAGAACACATATGGCAATAGTAATCAATGAATTTGGAGCAGTTTCTGGATTAGTAACGATAGAAGATATTTTAGAATTAATAGTTGGAGAAATTGAAGATGAGTACGATGAAGAAGAAAAAATAAATATTCGTAAATTGCAAGAACATATATTTTCTATCAAAGCGCTTACAGAAATAAAAGAATTTAATGATTTTTTTAACACTCATTTTAGCAACGCAGAAGTAGATACTATCGGTGGGTTAGTAATGAAAGCATTTGGACATTTGCCTAGTTATGGAGAAAATATTAATATTAATGGATATAATTTTAAGATATCTGCAGCAGATAGTAGAAAAATCATACAAATACATGTAACTATTCCAGAAAATAAGATTTTAAAATAA
- the ybeY gene encoding rRNA maturation RNase YbeY, whose product MKKKDCFILNIQINCKNKKKIPKKKMFERWIRKVLYKKNIIIITIRIVDEKEIKNLNFKYRGKNCSTNILSFQLNFFIQKNIKLLGDLVLCKKIIEKESIQYKTTLESRWAHMIIHGVLHLLGYDHKSYKEQKVMENIENKIMLSLSYDKPYY is encoded by the coding sequence ATGAAAAAAAAAGATTGTTTTATTTTAAACATACAAATAAATTGTAAAAACAAAAAAAAAATACCAAAGAAAAAAATGTTTGAAAGATGGATAAGAAAAGTTTTATATAAAAAAAATATTATAATTATTACAATTAGAATCGTAGATGAAAAAGAAATAAAAAATTTAAATTTCAAATACAGAGGAAAGAACTGCTCCACAAATATTTTATCTTTTCAATTGAACTTTTTTATACAGAAAAATATAAAATTATTAGGAGATTTAGTTTTATGTAAAAAAATTATAGAAAAAGAATCTATACAATACAAAACAACGTTAGAATCTCGTTGGGCGCATATGATTATACATGGTGTGCTTCATTTACTAGGATATGATCACAAAAGTTATAAAGAACAAAAAGTTATGGAAAACATAGAAAATAAAATTATGTTATCTTTAAGTTACGATAAACCATATTATTAA
- the leuS gene encoding leucine--tRNA ligase has protein sequence MEQEYCPKNIEKYVQRYWKNNKTFHVNEDNTKEKYYCLPMLPYPSGKLHMGHVRNYTISDVIARYQRMLGKNVLQPIGWDAFGLPAEEAAVKNNTEPSSWTYKNIAYMKNQLELLGFSYDWDREITTCKPDYYKWEQWFFIQLYKKKLVYKKNSFINWCPQDKTVLANEQVINGCCWRCQSTIETKKIPQWFIKIRHYAESLYQDLEQLKNWPEKVKNMQKNWIGRSKGYEICFNVQNSNKKIKIFTTRIDTIMGVTYIAISPFHKFSIYLSKKNKTLKNFIEKQNNINFSKEEIEKTKFQGMNTNMFVIHPITHKHIPIWIANFIAHDYGSGAVMSVPGHNENDWNFAIKNNLKIKYVIQKSTKKCAQLVKKKFFLEKGTLINSREFNQLSYHDATKQIQKKLSEENKITTKIVYKLKDWCISRQRYWGAPIPMATLNNGKIVPIPEQDLPVLLPENKNNFDSLQHTLNNQSNYYTTYINNQTATREKDTFDTFMESSWYYARYTCPHFKKGMIDPIKSKYWLPVDQYIGGIEHAIMHLMYFRFYHKLLRDFKFVSFDEPVKNLICQGMVLSEAFYRIGKNNERHWIHKSNVNIEKNKKGEIITAQDKIGRKIIYAGMIKMSKSKNNGIEPESIVKNYGADTIRLFIMFAAPVESSLEWNESGLKGVYRFLKKLWKLSFDYVQVKHKYQNINFNSLNQKQKKIYHILHNTIYKVSDDISRRKSFNTAIAKIMELVNTLRKFKLESEEDKCIMKDALVSIIKMLYPFTPHLCFIIWKHLNKNLLIDHEKWPICKKHFLLKTNDILVVQINGKKKLTIKIPDNLVKKEIISYIKNHPLLQKKLENTNIKKIVYIPKKIINFVI, from the coding sequence ATGGAACAAGAATATTGCCCAAAAAATATTGAAAAATATGTACAAAGATATTGGAAAAATAATAAAACTTTTCATGTTAACGAAGATAATACAAAAGAAAAATATTATTGCCTTCCTATGCTACCATATCCATCTGGAAAGTTACATATGGGGCATGTTAGAAATTACACTATTAGTGATGTAATTGCAAGATATCAGAGAATGCTAGGAAAGAACGTTTTACAACCTATTGGTTGGGATGCTTTTGGGTTGCCCGCAGAAGAAGCAGCTGTGAAAAATAACACAGAACCATCATCTTGGACATATAAAAATATTGCATATATGAAAAATCAACTGGAGTTACTAGGTTTTAGTTATGATTGGGATCGAGAAATAACTACATGTAAACCAGATTATTATAAATGGGAACAATGGTTTTTTATTCAATTATATAAAAAAAAATTAGTTTACAAAAAAAATAGTTTTATAAATTGGTGTCCTCAAGACAAAACTGTATTAGCAAATGAACAAGTAATTAATGGTTGCTGTTGGAGATGTCAAAGTACTATAGAAACCAAAAAAATACCGCAATGGTTTATAAAAATTAGACATTATGCAGAATCTTTATATCAAGATTTAGAACAATTAAAAAACTGGCCTGAAAAAGTAAAAAATATGCAAAAAAATTGGATTGGAAGATCAAAAGGATATGAAATTTGTTTTAATGTTCAAAATAGCAATAAAAAAATTAAAATATTTACTACCAGAATAGATACTATAATGGGAGTTACATATATTGCTATATCTCCTTTTCATAAGTTTTCTATATATCTTTCCAAAAAAAATAAAACGTTAAAAAATTTTATTGAAAAACAAAACAATATAAACTTTTCTAAAGAGGAAATAGAAAAGACAAAATTTCAAGGAATGAATACTAATATGTTTGTTATTCATCCTATCACACACAAACACATACCTATTTGGATAGCAAATTTTATCGCGCATGATTATGGTTCCGGCGCGGTGATGTCAGTTCCTGGTCATAATGAAAATGATTGGAACTTTGCTATAAAAAATAATCTAAAAATTAAATATGTCATTCAGAAATCTACTAAAAAATGCGCACAATTAGTTAAAAAAAAATTTTTTCTTGAAAAAGGAACATTAATTAACTCAAGAGAGTTTAATCAACTTAGTTATCATGATGCAACTAAACAAATACAAAAAAAATTATCAGAAGAAAATAAGATAACAACAAAAATTGTTTATAAATTAAAAGATTGGTGTATATCTAGACAACGTTACTGGGGCGCACCTATTCCTATGGCAACACTAAATAATGGAAAGATTGTTCCAATACCAGAACAAGATTTACCTGTGCTATTACCAGAAAATAAAAACAATTTTGATTCATTACAACACACTTTGAATAACCAATCAAACTACTACACTACCTATATTAATAATCAAACTGCAACCCGAGAAAAAGATACTTTTGATACATTTATGGAATCTTCTTGGTATTATGCGAGATACACTTGCCCTCATTTTAAAAAAGGAATGATCGATCCTATAAAATCAAAATATTGGTTGCCTGTAGATCAATACATTGGAGGAATAGAGCATGCTATTATGCATCTAATGTATTTTAGATTTTATCATAAGTTATTACGTGATTTTAAATTTGTTTCATTCGATGAACCAGTAAAAAATTTAATATGTCAAGGAATGGTATTATCAGAAGCATTTTATCGAATTGGTAAAAATAATGAGCGCCATTGGATTCATAAATCTAATGTAAATATTGAAAAAAACAAAAAAGGAGAAATTATTACAGCACAAGATAAAATAGGAAGAAAAATTATATATGCTGGAATGATTAAAATGTCTAAATCTAAAAACAACGGAATTGAACCAGAATCAATTGTTAAAAATTATGGAGCGGATACAATTCGATTATTTATTATGTTTGCTGCTCCTGTAGAATCATCATTAGAATGGAATGAATCTGGGCTCAAAGGCGTTTACCGATTTTTAAAAAAATTATGGAAATTATCTTTCGATTATGTTCAAGTAAAACACAAATATCAAAATATAAATTTTAATTCCTTAAATCAAAAACAAAAAAAAATATATCATATATTACATAACACAATCTATAAAGTTTCTGATGATATTAGTCGTAGAAAATCTTTTAATACTGCTATCGCTAAAATAATGGAGTTAGTAAATACATTAAGAAAATTTAAATTAGAAAGTGAAGAAGATAAATGTATTATGAAAGATGCATTAGTTTCGATTATAAAAATGCTTTATCCATTTACACCACATTTATGTTTTATAATATGGAAACATTTAAATAAAAATCTTTTAATAGATCATGAAAAATGGCCTATTTGTAAAAAACATTTCTTATTGAAAACAAATGATATATTAGTTGTTCAAATCAATGGAAAAAAAAAGTTAACTATAAAAATACCAGATAACCTTGTAAAAAAAGAAATTATTTCTTATATTAAAAATCATCCGTTATTACAGAAAAAATTAGAAAATACAAATATAAAAAAAATAGTTTATATCCCTAAGAAAATAATTAACTTTGTAATATAA
- the miaB gene encoding tRNA (N6-isopentenyl adenosine(37)-C2)-methylthiotransferase MiaB → MKNIYIKTWGCQMNEYDSSMIAKNLESTGQYLITEKYEQADVLILNTCSIREKAQEKLFHQLGRWKKLKDKNPNIIIAVGGCVATQEGKEIFKRSRYVDIIFGTQSLHKLPKMINEVEKNKKFVIDISFPKLDKFNSFLPIKNTGYTASISIMEGCNKYCSFCVVPYTRGKEISRPSDDVLFEIATLAENGIKEINLLGQNVNAYEGPTFDGKICFFSELLRLIAEIDGIERIRFTTSNPIEFSDDIIEVYKDTPKLVSFLHLPVQSGSNKVLELMKRSYTTEEYEKIIEKLIKARSNIQISSDFIVGFPGESKKDFQQTINFIKKINFDMSYSFIYSSRPGTPASEMKDEIDLQEKKERLYVLQDCISKQTMSWSRKMLGSQQYILVEGKAKKNPTQLYGKTENNRIVNFYGPQKTIGQFVQVKINEVHTHILNGTLL, encoded by the coding sequence ATGAAAAATATATATATTAAGACTTGGGGTTGTCAAATGAATGAATATGATTCATCTATGATAGCAAAAAATTTAGAAAGCACAGGTCAATATTTAATCACTGAAAAATATGAACAAGCAGATGTATTAATTTTGAATACTTGTTCGATAAGAGAAAAAGCTCAAGAAAAACTTTTCCATCAATTAGGAAGATGGAAAAAATTAAAAGATAAAAATCCTAATATTATAATTGCCGTTGGAGGTTGCGTAGCAACGCAAGAAGGAAAAGAAATTTTTAAAAGATCTAGATATGTAGATATTATATTTGGTACTCAAAGTTTGCATAAATTACCTAAAATGATTAACGAAGTAGAAAAAAACAAAAAATTTGTTATTGATATTAGTTTTCCAAAATTAGATAAATTTAATTCATTTTTGCCAATTAAAAATACAGGATATACCGCATCTATTTCAATCATGGAAGGTTGTAATAAATATTGTTCATTTTGTGTAGTTCCATATACAAGAGGTAAAGAAATTAGTCGACCATCTGACGATGTTTTATTTGAAATTGCAACTTTAGCTGAAAACGGTATAAAAGAAATTAATTTATTAGGGCAAAATGTAAATGCATATGAAGGCCCAACTTTTGATGGAAAAATTTGTTTTTTTTCTGAATTGTTACGATTAATTGCAGAAATAGATGGGATTGAAAGGATTCGTTTTACTACAAGTAATCCAATTGAATTTAGTGATGATATTATCGAAGTATATAAAGACACTCCGAAATTAGTTAGTTTTTTACATTTACCTGTACAAAGTGGTTCTAATAAAGTATTAGAACTGATGAAAAGATCATATACTACTGAAGAATATGAAAAAATTATTGAAAAACTAATCAAAGCACGTTCAAATATTCAAATTAGTTCTGATTTTATTGTCGGTTTTCCAGGGGAATCTAAAAAAGATTTTCAACAAACAATAAATTTTATAAAAAAAATTAACTTTGATATGAGTTATAGCTTCATATATTCCAGTCGACCAGGTACACCTGCGTCAGAAATGAAAGATGAAATTGATCTTCAAGAAAAAAAAGAACGTTTATATGTATTACAAGACTGTATTAGTAAACAAACTATGTCTTGGAGCAGAAAAATGTTGGGCAGTCAGCAATATATTTTGGTAGAAGGTAAAGCAAAAAAAAATCCTACGCAATTATATGGAAAAACAGAAAACAACAGAATTGTTAACTTTTATGGACCACAAAAAACAATTGGTCAATTTGTTCAAGTTAAAATCAATGAAGTACATACTCATATTTTGAATGGCACTTTATTATAA
- a CDS encoding YhgN family NAAT transporter has translation MTEIISTTILLILIMDPLGNLPVFMTILKNLNAKRRRIVVIREMIIALIFMLLFLFVGEKILSILNLKTETVSISGGIILFLIAIKMIFPSEEHSGISSNEEPFLVPLAIPLVAGPSLLATLMLLSHQYLHHMSYLVGSLLIAWVFTIIILLLSGFFLKLFGSKGVNALERLMGLILIMLATQMFLDGIRTWFQN, from the coding sequence ATGACTGAAATAATCTCTACAACTATATTATTAATTCTAATAATGGATCCTTTAGGTAATCTACCTGTCTTCATGACAATATTAAAAAATTTAAATGCGAAAAGAAGAAGAATAGTAGTTATACGAGAAATGATTATAGCTTTGATTTTTATGCTATTATTTTTATTTGTTGGGGAAAAAATACTTAGCATTCTGAATTTAAAAACTGAGACAGTATCAATATCTGGTGGAATTATTTTATTTTTAATTGCTATTAAAATGATTTTTCCCTCTGAAGAACATAGCGGAATATCTTCTAATGAAGAACCGTTTTTAGTTCCGTTAGCAATCCCATTAGTTGCAGGACCATCGTTATTAGCTACATTAATGTTGTTATCTCATCAATATTTACATCATATGTCATATTTAGTAGGATCTTTACTGATAGCATGGGTTTTTACTATCATTATACTATTATTATCAGGCTTTTTTCTAAAATTATTTGGTTCTAAAGGTGTAAATGCTTTAGAACGGTTAATGGGTTTAATACTAATTATGCTTGCAACTCAAATGTTTCTTGACGGAATCAGAACATGGTTTCAAAATTAA